Proteins from a genomic interval of Trifolium pratense cultivar HEN17-A07 linkage group LG6, ARS_RC_1.1, whole genome shotgun sequence:
- the LOC123892829 gene encoding uncharacterized protein LOC123892829, whose amino-acid sequence MAYRRRQGISRASTFKEEFHSSLDDPKDSDLQNGSVSSSNSSLSVQAIKASAARHQPALSFALDPSHPDYQRSTSFDAYGHDNKSGFWGVLAHKAKSMLDENNSGLQQHDTKPQTLKSYSFNTFTSPISTQPPESNKRMDNPSIRKGLDAISSSLNQLGDTFEKAYEEGKTIVENKTADLRSQIRRKGNGPEDIYQASDQMQGPSHHETQLKATRDVAMATAAKAKLLLRELKTVKADLAFAKARSSQLEEENKLLREREGSDKGLNHNDDDLIRNQLETLLAEKARLANENETYSRENRFLREIVEYHQLTMQDVVYLDEGMEEVTMDDNGITRVLSISPHALSPRSPDEVVLESTKAMFPVPEEDDKSTSDENDTPPTVSPSQHAK is encoded by the exons ATGGCGTATAGAAGAAGACAAGGCATATCAAGAGCTTCAACATTCAAGGAAGAATTTCATTCATCATTGGATGATCCTAAAGATTCTGATCTTCAAAATGGTTCTGTCTCTTCTTCTAATTCTTCGCTCTCTGTTCAAGCCATTAAAGCCTCTGCTGCTCGTCATCAGCCCGCTCTTTCCTTCGCTTTGGACCCCTCTCATCCTGACTATCAACGATCTACG AGTTTTGATGCTTATGGACATGATAACAAGTCTGGTTTCTGGGGTGTTTTGGCTCATAAAGCAAAATCAATGTTGGATGAAAACAATTCAGGTCTACAACAACATGACACCAAGCCACAAACACTCAAATCATACTCATTTAATACTTTTACTAGCCCCATTTCAACTCAG CCTCCTGAATCTAATAAAAGAATGGACAATCCTTCAATTCGGAAGGGCTTGGATGCaatctcttcttctctcaatCAACTAGGTGACACTTTTGAGAAGGCTTATGAG GAAGGTAAAACAATTGTGGAGAATAAGACAGCAGACCTGAGATCTCAAATCAGGCGAAAAGGAAATGGCCCTGAGGACATATACCAAGCTTCAGATCAGATGCAGGGTCCTTCTCACCATGAAACACAACTCAAGGCAACACGCGAC GTGGCAATGGCAACAGCTGCAAAAGCAAAATTACTTCTTCGCGAGCTAAAAACCGTTAAAGCAGATTTAGCATTTGCTAAAGCACGAAGTTCTCAActtgaagaagaaaataaattactcAGGGAACGAGAAGGCAGCGATAAGGGACTTAATCATAATGACGATGATCTG ATTCGAAATCAACTGGAGACGCTTCTAGCTGAGAAGGCTCGTTTGGCTAATGAGAATGAGACATATTCAAGGGAAAACCGTTTTCTGAGGGAAATCGTGGAATACCATCAGCTGACAATGCAGGATGTGGTGTATCTTGATGAGGGAATGGAAGAAGTCACTATGGATGACAATGGAATCACTAGGGTGCTATCTATCTCGCCACACGCATTATCACCGAGATCGCCTGACGAGGTTGTTCTAGAGTCAACAAAAGCAATGTTTCCTGTACCAGAAGAAGATGATAAGAGTACATCAGATGAAAATGACACTCCTCCCACTGTCTCACCTTCTCAGCATGCAAAAtga
- the LOC123892830 gene encoding RING finger and transmembrane domain-containing protein 2-like, producing MEGNGASSASSSSSNSRRYGFPSAASIIQAPLSALLEYSGMLPSRSNQHQHQHQPNPDSVPNNDEVSIRIIGSTEQDNHREEDAIPLVVNDGATTAGMTSSPSHEDVERTGGGNVDAEEGGGGGDGANGRDSSYQRYDIQHAARWIEQVLPFSLLLLVVFIRQHLQGFFVTIWIAAVLFKSNDILRKQTALKGERKMPVLIGISVAFALHVVGVYWWYQNDDLMYPLVMLPPKEIPPFWHAIFIIMVNDTLARQAAMVLKCILLMYYKNSRGRNYRKQGQMLTLVEYLLLLYRALLPAPVWYRFFLNKEYGSLFSSLMTGLYLTFKLTSVVEKVQSFFASVKALSRKEVHYGAYATSEQVIAAGDLCAICQEKMHAPILLRCKHIFCEDCVSEWFERERTCPLCRALVKPADLRSFGDGSTSLFFQLF from the exons ATGGAAGGGAACGGGGCATCATCggcatcttcttcatcttccaaTTCGAGAAGATATGGATTCCCGTCGGCAGCCAGCATAATTCAAGCACCGTTATCGGCGCTCCTGGAATACTCTGGTATGCTTCCCTCCAGGTCGAATCAGCATCAGCATCAGCATCAACCTAACCCTGATTCTGTTCCCAACAATGACGAGGTTTCGATTAGGATCATCGGTTCTACTGAGCAAGATAATCATAGGGAAGAAGACGCAATACCGTTGGTGGTTAATGATGGGGCTACGACAGCTGGGATGACGTCTTCCCCTTCACATGAGGATGTTGAGCGGACGGGGGGTGGAAATGTGGATGCAGAAgagggtggtggtggtggtgatggtgcCAATGGGAGAGATTCTTCTTATCAGAGATATGATATTCAACATGCTGCTAGATGGATTGAGCAAGTCTTGCCCTTTTCTTTGCTTCTTTTGGTTGTCTTCATTCGCCAGCATTTGCAAG GGTTTTTTGTTACCATTTGGATTGCTGCTGTCCTTTTCAAGTCAAATGACATTCTGCGGAAACAAACGGCTTTGAAG GGAGAGAGGAAAATGCCTGTTTTGATTGGAATTTCTGTTGCTTTTGCACTTCATGTGGTTGGTGTTTATTGGTGGTATCAAAATGATGATCTAATGTATCCGTTAGTCATGCTTCCTCCCAAGGAGATACCACCTTTCTGGCATGCTATTTTTATCATCATGGTGAATG ataCTTTGGCGCGCCAGGCTGCAATGGTATTGAAGTGTATATTGTTAATGTATTATAAGAATAGCAGAGGCCGCAATTATCGTAAGCAG GGGCAAATGTTGACTTTAGTTGAATACCTCCTCCTGCTTTACCGAGCCTTGTTGCCAGCACCAGTTTGGTATCGTTTCTTCTTGAACAAAGAATATGGAAGCCTCTTTTCATCACTGATGACAGGATTGTATCTAACATTTAAGCTTACATCTGTTGTTGAAAAG GTGCAATCTTTCTTTGCTTCAGTGAAAGCATTGTCACGTAAAGAAGTGCACTATGGGGCTTATGCAACATCAGAGCAG GTCATTGCAGCCGGTGATCTTTGTGCGATTTGTCAAGAGAAGATGCATGCTCCAATCTTACTTCGCTGTAAACACATTTTCTGTGAAGACTGTGTATCAGAGTG GTTTGAGAGGGAAAGGACCTGCCCATTGTGCAGGGCTTTGGTAAAACCTGCAGACCTCAGGTCATTTGGTGATGGCTCTACTAGTTTGTTTTTCCAGCTATTCTGA